A genome region from Penaeus chinensis breed Huanghai No. 1 chromosome 22, ASM1920278v2, whole genome shotgun sequence includes the following:
- the LOC125036810 gene encoding phospholipid phosphatase 2-like isoform X2 has protein sequence MRCASARFLRHAFDLLLYTSVAAALALTLLGVVNPASTKISCDDPSIRMPYSGDTITVTMLIVVTLIVPFFVMTIVEWAVPPSGQSSPPLREGLSRSWSYTGDIFVGGLFMFFLNDLAKTTVGEPRPHFWDTCRPNITAEQCRQPFVILSWRDCTNPLKQSHPRLIDSMKSFPSGHASLSVFSSIFMMVYIKQRIWGRSSRLLAPWIQLLWAVWTLYCCQSRIADNRHHWWDVLAGGILGAVSSFLTLHYFSNWFKREDDLGVPGDPGYHRQEERASRYSRTSIKRLISSNSDMDNHNDLRLGDRELRDINGTP, from the exons ATGCGGTGCGCCTCGGCACGCTTCCTCAGGCATGCCTTCGACCTGCTTCTGTACACGTCAG TGGCAGCAGCCCTGGCTCTGACCTTACTGGGCGTGGTGAATCCAGCCAGCACCAAGATATCCTGTGATGACCCTTCCATCAGGATGCCCTACAGTGGCgacaccatcactgtcaccatgcTTATTGTGGTCACCCTCATCGTCCCATTTTTTGTT ATGACAATTGTGGAATGGGCAGTCCCTCCCTCTGGTCAAAGCTCCCCCCCGCTGCGTGAAGGTCTTAGCCGTAGCTGGAGCTACACTGGGGACATTTTTGTTGGGGGTCTCTTCATGTTCTTCCTCAATGATCTTGCAAAGACCACTGTCGGTGAGCCAAGACCACACTTCTGGGATACCTGTAGGCCGAACATAACAGCAGAGCAGTGCAGACAacc atTTGTGATTCTCTCATGGCGTGATTGCACGAACCCCCTGAAGCAGTCACATCCTCGCCTCATAGATTCCATGAAATCGTTTCCATCTGGTCATGCATCTTTATCTGTCTTCTCATCCATATTTATGATG GTATACATCAAGCAAAGAATATGGGGACGTTCATCTCGGCTGTTGGCACCATGGATACAACTACTGTGGGCAGTGTGGACCTTGTATTGCTGTCAGTCCCGTATAGCAGACAACCGACATCACTGGTGGGATGTTCTAGCTGGAGGCATTTTAGGGGCAGTGAGTTCCTTTTTAACG CTGCACTATTTTTCAAACTGGTTCAAGAGAGAGGATGACTTAGGAGTCCCAGGTGACCCAGGTTACCATCGTCAGGAGGAGAGAGCTTCTCGTTATTCCCGTACCTCAATCAAACGTCTGATTTCAAGTAATTCAGACATGGATAACCACAATGACCTTCGTTTAGGTGACCGGGAACTAAGAGACATTAATGGCACACCATAG
- the LOC125036810 gene encoding phospholipid phosphatase 2-like isoform X1, translating into MTSESTQDEERKRHSERVKYIQRNKRRIGWTLAAALALTLLGVVNPASTKISCDDPSIRMPYSGDTITVTMLIVVTLIVPFFVMTIVEWAVPPSGQSSPPLREGLSRSWSYTGDIFVGGLFMFFLNDLAKTTVGEPRPHFWDTCRPNITAEQCRQPFVILSWRDCTNPLKQSHPRLIDSMKSFPSGHASLSVFSSIFMMVYIKQRIWGRSSRLLAPWIQLLWAVWTLYCCQSRIADNRHHWWDVLAGGILGAVSSFLTLHYFSNWFKREDDLGVPGDPGYHRQEERASRYSRTSIKRLISSNSDMDNHNDLRLGDRELRDINGTP; encoded by the exons ATGACCAGCGAAAGCACACAGGACGAAGAACGGAAGAGACACAGCGAACGAGTAAAATACATCCAAAGAAACAAACGGAGAATAGGCTGGACGC TGGCAGCAGCCCTGGCTCTGACCTTACTGGGCGTGGTGAATCCAGCCAGCACCAAGATATCCTGTGATGACCCTTCCATCAGGATGCCCTACAGTGGCgacaccatcactgtcaccatgcTTATTGTGGTCACCCTCATCGTCCCATTTTTTGTT ATGACAATTGTGGAATGGGCAGTCCCTCCCTCTGGTCAAAGCTCCCCCCCGCTGCGTGAAGGTCTTAGCCGTAGCTGGAGCTACACTGGGGACATTTTTGTTGGGGGTCTCTTCATGTTCTTCCTCAATGATCTTGCAAAGACCACTGTCGGTGAGCCAAGACCACACTTCTGGGATACCTGTAGGCCGAACATAACAGCAGAGCAGTGCAGACAacc atTTGTGATTCTCTCATGGCGTGATTGCACGAACCCCCTGAAGCAGTCACATCCTCGCCTCATAGATTCCATGAAATCGTTTCCATCTGGTCATGCATCTTTATCTGTCTTCTCATCCATATTTATGATG GTATACATCAAGCAAAGAATATGGGGACGTTCATCTCGGCTGTTGGCACCATGGATACAACTACTGTGGGCAGTGTGGACCTTGTATTGCTGTCAGTCCCGTATAGCAGACAACCGACATCACTGGTGGGATGTTCTAGCTGGAGGCATTTTAGGGGCAGTGAGTTCCTTTTTAACG CTGCACTATTTTTCAAACTGGTTCAAGAGAGAGGATGACTTAGGAGTCCCAGGTGACCCAGGTTACCATCGTCAGGAGGAGAGAGCTTCTCGTTATTCCCGTACCTCAATCAAACGTCTGATTTCAAGTAATTCAGACATGGATAACCACAATGACCTTCGTTTAGGTGACCGGGAACTAAGAGACATTAATGGCACACCATAG
- the LOC125037068 gene encoding WW domain-containing oxidoreductase-like: MEQPETDSEDEMPPGWEERCTADGLVFYAHHSSQTTQWKHPRTNKKKKVTGELPYGWERQITEDGKVFFVDHINHKTTYTDPRLAFAIEESNTINDLRQRFDSSSTGLQVLHGRDLTGRVAVITGANSGIGYETARTLAYHGCTVVFACRSISKAENAISKIQAQRPNASCHALHIDLASLESVRTFAQTFAIKFDRCDILILNAGVFGLPHTSTLDGLEATFQVNHLSQFYLAVLLQPILSRSAPARVVFVSAEAHRFATLDEACPEEELSPSHKTTYDSIIAYCNSKLCNVLTALEMQRRFGNQGINSYAVHPGNAVSTYITRHWWVYRLIYAVVRPFTKSLQQACATTIYCAASTDISKYGGVYVNNCVPCLPSHTSLNSVVSNRLWNTSLNMIQNVLGKRAFSVQTL; the protein is encoded by the exons ATGGagcagccagagacagacagcgaaGACGAGATGCCTCCAGGATGGGAGGAGCGGTGCACAGCAGACGGACTTGTATTTTATGCACA TCATAGCTCTCAGACAACCCAGTGGAAGCATCCCAGAaccaacaagaagaaaaaagttactgGAG AATTACCCTATGGATGGGAAAGACAGATAACAGAAGATGGGAAAGTGTTCTTTGTCGACCACATCAACCACAAGACTACCTACACAGATCCCAGACTAGCCTTTGCAATCGAGGAGAGCAATACAATTAATGACCTGCGGCAGAGGTTTGACAGCAGTTCGACAGGTCTCCAAGTGCTTCATGGGAGGGACCTCACAGGGCGCGTTGCTGTCATTACAGGTGCTAATAGTGGAATAG GCTATGAAACAGCTCGAACTTTGGCATATCATGGTTGCACGGTTGTATTTGCTTGTCGGAGTATAAGCAAAGCAGAAAATGCAATATCGAAAATTCAGGCTCAGAGGCCAAATGCATCATGCCATGCTTTACACATCGATTTGGCATCTCTTGAAAGTGTGCGGACTTTTGCACAAACTTTTGCCATTAAGTTTGA ccGATGTGATATATTGATTCTAAATGCGGGAGTTTTTGGTCTACCTCACACCTCGACTCTGGATGGGCTTGAGGCCACCTTCCAGGTGAACCACTTGTCGCAGTTTTACCTCGCTGTGCTGCTGCAGCCAATACTCTCTCGCTCAGCACCTGCACGGGTTGTGTTTGTCTCGGCTGAAGCACACAG ATTTGCAACTCTTGATGAAGCTTGCCCAGAAGAAGAGTTATCACCCTCCCACAAGACAACATATGATTCTATAATTGCTTATTGCAACTCTAAACTATGCAATGTTTTGACAGCCCTGGAGATGCAACGGAGATTTG GCAATCAGGGTATAAACTCTTATGCAGTGCACCCAGGCAATGCTGTGTCGACCTATATTACGCGACATTGGTGGGTTTACCGTCTAATTTATGCAGTGGTTCGACCTTTCACAAAATCCTTG cAACAAGCTTGTGCTACAACCATATACTGTGCAGCAAGTACTGACATTTCCAAGTATGGAGGAGTTTATGTGAATAATTGCGTGCCATGTCTCCCTTCGCACACATCACTCAATTCTGTGGTTTCAAATCGTTTATGGAACACGTCTCTGAATATGATACAAAATGTGCTTGGAAAAAGAGCATTCAGTGTACAAACTTTATAG